A genomic window from Pseudonocardia broussonetiae includes:
- a CDS encoding DUF2252 domain-containing protein, protein MPGRPTALSLLQRQEAARVPELLAIRYGRMAVSPFTYFRGAALPMAADLADTPSTGLVVQACGDAHVANFGLFASPERRLVFDINDFDETQPGPWEWDVKRLAASLEIAGRDNGYPAAERQDIVVSAVASYRRAVREFADRPALQVWYAVAEAEALQTRLASQLGGHRRKALARTISKAYTKDNLGALDRFAAVHDGSPRIAAEPPLVVPLRDLVGEDTDLEQGLIEVLESYRTSLPPERRALLDQYRLVDVARKVVGVGSVGTRSYMLLLLGDGPRDPLFLQAKEAGPSVLEEFVGPGRHENSGERVVVGQRLMQAASDIFLGWVRVQGFDGRTRDFYLRQLRDWKGSADLGTMVPDGMRMYGELCGWTLARAHSRSGDRIAIAAYLGSGPAFDHAVGKFARAYADQNEDDHLDLLAAVADGRVTAESGL, encoded by the coding sequence ATGCCCGGCCGGCCCACCGCGCTGAGCCTGCTGCAGAGGCAGGAAGCCGCACGCGTCCCCGAGCTGCTGGCGATCCGCTACGGCCGCATGGCCGTCTCGCCGTTCACCTACTTCCGCGGCGCCGCGCTGCCGATGGCGGCCGACCTCGCGGACACGCCGAGCACCGGCCTGGTGGTCCAGGCGTGCGGTGACGCCCACGTGGCGAACTTCGGCCTGTTCGCGTCCCCGGAGCGGCGTCTGGTCTTCGACATCAACGACTTCGACGAGACCCAGCCCGGTCCCTGGGAGTGGGACGTCAAGCGGCTGGCGGCGAGTCTGGAGATCGCCGGACGCGACAACGGCTACCCCGCTGCCGAGCGCCAGGACATCGTCGTGTCCGCGGTGGCGTCCTACCGCCGCGCCGTCCGCGAGTTCGCCGACCGACCCGCCCTGCAGGTGTGGTACGCCGTCGCCGAGGCGGAGGCGCTGCAGACGCGACTCGCGTCGCAGCTCGGGGGTCACCGCCGCAAGGCGCTCGCCCGCACCATCTCCAAGGCCTACACCAAGGACAACCTCGGAGCGCTCGACCGGTTCGCCGCCGTGCACGACGGCAGCCCGCGGATCGCGGCCGAGCCGCCGTTGGTCGTGCCCCTGCGCGACCTGGTCGGGGAGGACACCGACCTCGAGCAGGGGTTGATCGAGGTCCTGGAGTCCTACCGGACGAGCCTGCCGCCGGAGCGGCGGGCGCTGCTCGACCAGTACCGGCTCGTGGACGTCGCCCGCAAGGTCGTGGGCGTGGGCAGTGTGGGAACCCGCTCGTACATGCTGCTGCTGCTCGGGGACGGTCCGCGCGACCCGCTCTTCCTCCAGGCCAAGGAGGCGGGGCCGTCTGTGCTCGAGGAGTTCGTGGGGCCGGGTCGCCACGAGAACTCCGGCGAGAGGGTCGTCGTCGGTCAGCGGTTGATGCAGGCGGCGAGCGACATCTTCCTCGGCTGGGTGCGGGTGCAGGGCTTCGACGGCCGGACGCGCGACTTCTACCTGCGCCAGCTTCGCGACTGGAAGGGGTCCGCCGACCTCGGCACGATGGTGCCCGACGGTATGCGGATGTACGGCGAGCTGTGCGGCTGGACGCTGGCCAGGGCGCACTCCCGCTCCGGCGACCGCATCGCGATCGCGGCGTACCTCGGCTCCGGCCCGGCGTTCGACCACGCCGTCGGGAAGTTCGCCCGGGCGTACGCCGACCAGAACGAGGACGATCATCTCGACCTGCTCGCCGCCGTCGCGGACGGTCGGGTCACGGCGGAGTCGGGTCTCTAG
- a CDS encoding HdeD family acid-resistance protein, protein MSENGMQRHEVQHDEVQRDVGDVVTDLGGSRWWWIAYGALSIAAGLAALVWPGITVEVLAIVLGVQLLVLGVMRIVGSLTTSSGVGATVLGVLVGFLAFVVGLVCLRAPDRTIVVLTLLLGAFWLCHGLADLLRAVTGHGGSGRILTVVSGVVGVVGGVVVLSSPGATAVALAWILGVFLVVQGAVVVVAASSSDRGPDSPAPRQRAGRRDPAPTDDPALTDDPALTDPVRRPAG, encoded by the coding sequence ATGTCGGAGAACGGGATGCAGCGCCACGAGGTGCAGCACGACGAGGTGCAGCGCGACGTCGGGGACGTGGTCACCGACCTCGGTGGGTCCCGCTGGTGGTGGATCGCCTACGGCGCCCTGAGCATCGCGGCGGGTCTGGCGGCGCTCGTGTGGCCGGGCATCACCGTGGAGGTCCTCGCCATCGTCCTCGGGGTGCAGCTGCTCGTCCTCGGGGTCATGCGGATCGTCGGTTCCCTCACCACGTCGAGCGGCGTCGGCGCCACCGTCCTCGGCGTGCTCGTCGGCTTCCTCGCGTTCGTCGTCGGGCTGGTCTGCCTGCGCGCACCCGACAGGACGATCGTCGTGCTCACCCTCCTGCTCGGGGCGTTCTGGCTGTGCCACGGCCTGGCCGACCTCCTCCGGGCCGTCACGGGCCACGGCGGTTCCGGGCGCATCCTCACGGTCGTCAGCGGAGTGGTCGGGGTGGTCGGGGGCGTCGTCGTGCTGTCCTCGCCCGGCGCGACCGCCGTGGCCCTCGCCTGGATCCTCGGGGTGTTCCTCGTGGTCCAGGGGGCCGTCGTGGTCGTCGCGGCGTCGTCCTCCGACCGGGGCCCCGACTCCCCTGCTCCCCGGCAGCGGGCCGGTCGCCGTGATCCTGCGCCGACCGACGATCCTGCGCTCACCGACGATCCTGCGCTGACCGACCCGGTCCGGCGTCCGGCCGGCTGA
- a CDS encoding SulP family inorganic anion transporter, whose translation MSTPRTASTRRAPKRLAAVAPGLAGLADYQVRWLPKDLVAGLVLTALLVPQGMAYAELAGLPAITGLYTSILCLLGYAVFGPSRILVLGPDSSLGPMIAATILPLAGANGDPARAVALASALALLTGTISVLAGVGGLGFVADLISRPTMIGYLNGLALTIFVSQLPKLFGFSVDASGFLGEVTGLVAGIARGETVPAALVVGAAGLAAILALQRLLPKVPAILVVVVLSITATAVLGLDERGVDVVGILPAGFPPLTIPDVTLSDLTLLLAGALGIAVVSVADTISTASAFAARAGRTVQGGREMTAIGASNLAAGLFGGFPVSTSSSRTAVAEQAGAKSQLTGIVGAVAITLILLFAPGLLRDLPQPTLAAVVIAASLSLADWRGTVRLHRQRRTEFTLSIAAFLGVVALGVLPGIALAVALSIGNVFRRAWWPYQTVLGRVPDLPGFHDVHSYPHAERLPGCVIVRFDAPLFFANTRTFRERVQALAAGDPGLRWVVVAAEPITDVDTTAADMLHDLDVWLNEREVHLVFAEMKDPVREKIDRYELLGTIDPSHFYPTVDAAVTAYRELTGAGWRPAAAGAGD comes from the coding sequence GTGAGCACGCCGAGGACCGCCTCGACCCGGCGGGCACCGAAGCGGCTGGCCGCCGTCGCCCCGGGGCTGGCCGGGCTGGCGGACTACCAGGTGCGCTGGCTGCCCAAGGACCTGGTCGCCGGGCTGGTCCTGACCGCGCTGCTCGTGCCGCAGGGCATGGCGTACGCCGAGCTGGCCGGCCTGCCTGCGATCACCGGGCTGTACACGTCGATCCTGTGCCTGCTCGGCTACGCGGTGTTCGGGCCGTCCCGCATCCTGGTGCTCGGACCCGACTCCTCGCTCGGTCCGATGATCGCGGCGACGATCCTCCCGCTGGCCGGCGCGAACGGCGACCCGGCACGCGCGGTCGCGCTCGCCTCGGCACTCGCGCTGCTGACGGGCACCATCAGCGTCCTGGCCGGCGTCGGTGGGCTCGGCTTCGTGGCCGACCTGATCTCCCGGCCCACGATGATCGGCTACCTCAACGGGCTCGCGCTCACCATCTTCGTCAGCCAGCTGCCCAAGCTGTTCGGGTTCTCGGTCGACGCGTCGGGCTTCCTCGGTGAGGTCACCGGACTGGTGGCCGGCATCGCGCGCGGCGAGACCGTCCCCGCGGCGCTGGTTGTCGGCGCCGCCGGACTGGCCGCGATCCTGGCGCTGCAGCGGCTGCTGCCGAAGGTGCCGGCGATCCTCGTGGTGGTCGTCCTCTCGATCACCGCCACGGCGGTCCTCGGTCTCGACGAGCGCGGCGTCGACGTCGTCGGCATCCTGCCGGCGGGTTTCCCCCCGCTGACGATCCCGGACGTCACCCTGTCCGACCTCACGCTGCTGCTGGCCGGGGCGCTGGGGATCGCGGTGGTGTCGGTGGCCGACACGATCTCCACGGCCTCGGCGTTCGCGGCCCGCGCCGGGCGCACCGTGCAGGGCGGCCGGGAGATGACCGCGATCGGCGCGTCGAACCTCGCTGCCGGGCTGTTCGGCGGCTTCCCGGTGAGCACCAGCAGCTCGCGCACCGCGGTGGCCGAGCAGGCCGGGGCCAAGAGCCAGCTCACGGGGATCGTCGGCGCCGTGGCGATCACGCTGATCCTGCTCTTCGCCCCGGGCCTGCTGCGGGACCTCCCGCAGCCGACGCTGGCCGCGGTCGTGATCGCCGCGTCACTGAGCCTCGCCGACTGGCGGGGGACCGTGCGGCTGCACCGGCAGCGGCGCACCGAGTTCACCCTGTCGATCGCGGCGTTCCTGGGCGTGGTCGCGCTCGGCGTGCTGCCCGGCATAGCCCTGGCCGTGGCGCTGTCCATCGGCAACGTCTTCCGGCGCGCCTGGTGGCCCTACCAGACCGTGCTCGGCCGGGTGCCGGACCTGCCCGGCTTCCACGACGTGCACAGCTACCCGCACGCCGAGCGGCTGCCCGGGTGCGTGATCGTCCGGTTCGACGCCCCGCTCTTCTTCGCCAACACCCGCACCTTCCGCGAGCGGGTGCAGGCGCTGGCCGCAGGAGACCCCGGGCTGCGCTGGGTGGTGGTGGCCGCCGAGCCGATCACCGACGTCGACACCACGGCGGCCGACATGCTCCACGACCTCGACGTCTGGCTCAACGAGCGGGAGGTGCACCTGGTCTTCGCCGAGATGAAGGACCCCGTCCGGGAGAAGATCGACCGCTACGAGCTGCTCGGCACCATCGATCCCTCGCACTTCTACCCCACCGTCGACGCTGCGGTGACCGCGTACCGGGAGCTGACCGGAGCGGGTTGGCGCCCGGCCGCGGCGGGAGCGGGCGACTGA
- a CDS encoding glycoside hydrolase family 15 protein: MSEAAIAEHGIIGDLQTAALVSTDGSIDWFCCPRFDSPSVFGALLDDARGGHFRVRPDGGAWSAEQMYHPDSAVLVTRFSTPDGVGEVVDFMPVLDGSASARHRIVRMLRCVRGRTTFVVDVAPRFDYGRSEHRTELTEHGAVFRTDPLTLTLHIVREPGDRPLATVAVEEGDLSARISLEAGDLRGLVLESASDGPPREVPLSEIRALFDDTVGFWQRWLGRSTYTGRWREIVHRSAMTLKLMTYAPSGGLVAAPTASLPEQIGGERNWDYRYTWVRDASFSVGTLLALGFVDEAARFGSWLGDRIREQVGGAGGPLNIMYRVDGSSDLEEEVVEHWSGHRGSRPVHVGNGAADQLQLDIYGEALDSIHAADRAGLVLPHRGWMAVRRVLDWVAENWDQPEEGIWETRGGRHSFTYGRLMCWVALDRGIRLAAAHGRPAPLERWTAERDRIYEQVMDQGFDAERGAFVQHYGSRVLDAALLRMPRVGFVSPTDPMWLSTLDAMDAELVTDSLVYRYDPAASPDGLRGDEGTFSLCSFARVDALARAGRLDAARMAFEKMLTYANHLGLYSEEIAPTGEQIGNFPQAFTHLALIDAAVTLDAMLDGARPPWS; this comes from the coding sequence ATGAGCGAGGCCGCCATCGCCGAGCACGGGATCATCGGGGACCTGCAGACGGCCGCGCTGGTCAGCACGGACGGCTCGATCGACTGGTTCTGCTGTCCGCGGTTCGACTCGCCGAGCGTGTTCGGCGCGCTGCTCGACGACGCCCGTGGGGGGCACTTCCGGGTGCGACCGGACGGCGGCGCGTGGTCGGCCGAGCAGATGTACCACCCGGACTCGGCCGTGCTGGTGACCCGGTTCTCCACGCCCGACGGCGTGGGGGAGGTGGTCGACTTCATGCCCGTGCTCGACGGGTCGGCGTCCGCGCGGCACCGGATCGTGCGGATGCTGCGCTGCGTGCGCGGCCGCACGACCTTCGTCGTGGACGTGGCACCGCGCTTCGACTACGGGCGCAGCGAGCACCGGACCGAGCTGACGGAGCACGGCGCGGTGTTCCGCACCGACCCCCTGACCCTGACCCTGCACATCGTGCGCGAGCCCGGCGACCGCCCGCTCGCGACGGTCGCGGTCGAGGAGGGCGACCTGAGCGCCCGGATCTCGCTGGAGGCGGGTGACCTGCGCGGTCTCGTGCTGGAGTCCGCGAGTGACGGGCCCCCACGGGAGGTCCCGCTGTCGGAGATCCGCGCCCTGTTCGACGACACGGTGGGCTTCTGGCAGCGCTGGCTGGGCCGCTCGACCTACACGGGCCGCTGGCGCGAGATCGTCCACCGGTCGGCCATGACGCTCAAGCTGATGACCTACGCCCCCAGCGGCGGGCTCGTGGCCGCACCGACGGCGAGCCTGCCCGAGCAGATCGGCGGCGAGCGCAACTGGGACTACCGGTACACCTGGGTGCGCGACGCCTCGTTCTCCGTGGGCACGCTGCTGGCGCTCGGCTTCGTCGACGAGGCGGCCCGCTTCGGCAGCTGGCTGGGCGACCGGATCCGTGAGCAGGTCGGCGGTGCCGGGGGTCCGCTCAACATCATGTACCGGGTGGACGGGTCCTCCGACCTCGAGGAGGAGGTGGTGGAGCACTGGTCGGGCCACCGCGGCTCCCGGCCCGTGCACGTCGGCAACGGGGCAGCGGACCAGCTGCAGCTCGACATCTACGGCGAGGCCCTCGACAGCATCCACGCCGCGGACCGCGCCGGACTCGTCCTCCCGCACCGCGGGTGGATGGCGGTGCGCCGCGTGCTCGACTGGGTGGCCGAGAACTGGGACCAGCCCGAGGAGGGCATCTGGGAGACCCGCGGCGGTCGCCACTCGTTCACCTACGGACGGCTGATGTGCTGGGTGGCGCTCGACCGCGGGATCCGGCTGGCCGCCGCCCACGGCCGGCCCGCACCCCTCGAGCGGTGGACGGCCGAGCGCGACCGGATCTACGAGCAGGTGATGGACCAGGGGTTCGACGCCGAGCGCGGAGCGTTCGTGCAGCACTACGGGTCCCGGGTGCTCGACGCCGCGCTCCTGCGCATGCCGCGGGTCGGGTTCGTGTCGCCGACCGACCCGATGTGGCTCTCCACCCTGGACGCGATGGACGCGGAGCTGGTCACCGACAGCCTGGTGTACCGGTACGACCCGGCGGCGTCCCCGGACGGCCTGCGCGGCGACGAGGGCACGTTCTCGCTGTGCAGCTTCGCCCGGGTCGACGCGCTGGCGCGGGCGGGGCGGCTGGACGCGGCGCGGATGGCCTTCGAGAAGATGCTCACCTACGCCAACCACCTCGGCCTCTACTCGGAGGAGATCGCGCCGACCGGCGAGCAGATCGGGAACTTCCCCCAGGCGTTCACCCATCTGGCGCTCATCGACGCAGCGGTCACCCTCGACGCGATGCTCGACGGCGCCCGGCCGCCGTGGTCCTGA
- a CDS encoding DUF3040 domain-containing protein, producing MLSHEEERRLQAIEQQMRDEDPDFVRRFGRRTDTLAAALHRARAIAVKVVLGLLTALGVLIGIAGLLTASLALFFTGSGLAGVSAYQLRRVRRRRCGR from the coding sequence ATGTTGAGCCACGAGGAAGAGCGCCGGCTGCAGGCGATCGAGCAGCAGATGCGCGACGAGGACCCGGACTTCGTCCGCCGGTTCGGGCGCCGCACCGACACCCTCGCGGCCGCGCTCCACCGCGCCCGCGCGATCGCCGTCAAGGTCGTCCTCGGGCTCCTCACCGCCCTCGGTGTGCTGATCGGCATCGCCGGGCTGCTCACCGCCTCGCTCGCGCTGTTCTTCACCGGCTCCGGGCTCGCCGGGGTCTCGGCCTACCAGCTCCGGCGGGTCCGGCGCCGGCGCTGTGGTCGGTGA